From Alteromonas sp. BL110:
AGCCTTAAAACATGCTATAGGGGTCACCATAGATAGGCGTAATGTTAAGCCTGTTCCAACATTGCGCGGCGTCGATAACCTTGCCGGCAGGCTGAGCTTCTGTATTAGAAAAGTGGGGGGCGTCTATGTCCATTGCGTTCGCAGCATCTACATAATAAATACCGCGCTTAGGGTGAGATAAGCAGCAAAGGTGTATAACGTCATTTAGCGGCTTGCCGCAAATAATCGAGGTTAACGCAGACACAATGTCGTGCACATGGACAAGGTTAATTCGTTTATTTCCTGCATCCAACTGTCTTCCACTTAACGAACGAGCTGGGTGACGATCTGGCCCTACTAACCCCGCTAAGCGAACAATACTGATATTAGTTTGGTCTCGCTTAGACATTAAATGGTTTTCAATAGTCACGTGGGCTTTGGCCGACGCAGTTTGTGGGTTCGTGTCACTTTGTACCGTAAGGACGTTATTCGTGTCATCGCCATAAACCGATGTGGTACTGATAAAAACAATGTGTGCGACGCCTGCGCTTAGTGCAGCATCAATAAGTCGCAGCATATTGTCAGTGAATGATTCGAGGTTGGTGTTTCTTCTACCAGGGGGAATATTCAACAATAACGTCGCGTTTGGTAGATGGCTACATAGTACTGATGTATCATCGCCTAATGCATATTCAATAGCGGTGACACCTTGTTCCTTTAACGCGCGACGTTTCTGTTGGCATCGAGTAGTGCCAATAATATTGACTTTACCTGACAGTGCTTTGCCTACATAGCCGGCTAACCAGCCATAGCCACTAATTACTACATTCTGAGTCATCGATTAAATTCCCCTTTGTTTAGGGCTTAAGAGTACATCAATCGGGGGACGGATGTCGTCAATACGCCTACCATTAACTGAAAAAGCAGAAATCTGAGTGAGGTGAAGTATTAAAAAGTTAGATAGCGACCGGTATGAAAAC
This genomic window contains:
- a CDS encoding NAD-dependent epimerase/dehydratase family protein, translating into MTQNVVISGYGWLAGYVGKALSGKVNIIGTTRCQQKRRALKEQGVTAIEYALGDDTSVLCSHLPNATLLLNIPPGRRNTNLESFTDNMLRLIDAALSAGVAHIVFISTTSVYGDDTNNVLTVQSDTNPQTASAKAHVTIENHLMSKRDQTNISIVRLAGLVGPDRHPARSLSGRQLDAGNKRINLVHVHDIVSALTSIICGKPLNDVIHLCCLSHPKRGIYYVDAANAMDIDAPHFSNTEAQPAGKVIDAAQCWNRLNITPIYGDPYSMF